Below is a genomic region from Salmo trutta chromosome 19, fSalTru1.1, whole genome shotgun sequence.
TATGGGAGGCCTTTTCAGAGTCTTTCCCTTGGATGCCAGCCACTCTGCCAGCTTTGTCCTGGGAATCAAAAACATAACTTAAAACAATTTTGAGCACTTGACCTAAGTACCAAAAGTTATGACAATTTttataaatgtaatttaaaaaataataatcgcAAACCTTCTCTCTTCAGCAGTCTCTGTGTTAGCCCTGTACTGGCTTCGGGTGCTGGCAACTGGAATCTTGTGAACCTTCTTGTCAGTTGCCACTGTTATCTTAGGCTTGGTGCCCTGCGGTAGCTCTTTCCCCTTAGATATCATGGCAGACCTAGTGGAGCTTGGGCGAGCTGTGGTAAATGGAGCAGTTCTGAAAGGAGGGACTGCAGAGTGAACGCCCATGGGACGGCGTATAGCTGAGACTGGACACTTGGAGACTGGAGGAGGCCCATTGGACACAGACTTGGATCTTGAGGGTTGACATGATTGGGGGGGCTTAAACGTGCCACGCCCAGGCAAATCAGCAACGGATTTGGACTTTGTCAAATTTCCAGGCTTTTGGCTCTTAGCTTTGGGCACAGCGGTCGTCGTAGCTGCTTTGCTTTCTAGCCCTCCCTCCAGGCCACTAGGCTTCCTGAAGGAGCTTATTTTGGATTGGACAACCTTGCCTTTGTATGCGCCAGGGACAGGTTTAACTGGGACGGTAGCTGGAGGCTTTGGGGCCTCTGCAACCAGCTTTCTCTGTCTGACAGCCTGTTTGGTGAGAAAGGCTTGGCTCAAGGTGTTGCGTCTCTTCGTATCGCCAGTGGTTGTTGCCATCACATCTTTCTGCTCCGTCTTGACCTTCTTTAGAGCATTCTCTCCCTTTCCCAAGTCCTCCTTTTTATTGCTCTTGGAATGCAGAGGAGCAGATTGAGCAGCCACTGTTTTAGTAGGAGCAGCTCTGGTAATTAAACACTTAGTGGATCCACTTGTTGGTTTGGCATTCTCTTTGTTGCCCTAATAATAGCAGACAGGACAAAGAAACAACACAGATAAATTAGACATCATACATAGATAGTCCAACCCCTAAGCActtgggtggtgggggggtgttgtaaattcaatctggagtgccagtgtgctctgggcgttagtaaattcagagtgtttagcCCTCGGGAACGATCAGCGCGCACACTGAACGCTATGGCAAGTTGATCTATACCAGGTATGAGCAGGAGGGTCGGGTCAAGCGGGTGGTGAAGGCCCAGCAGGTGTGGCATGCCATTATTGAGTCCCAGACTGAGACGGGCACCCCCTATATGCTTTACAAGGACGCATGCAACAGGAAGAGCAATCAGCAGAACCTGGGCACCATTAAGTCCAGTAACCTTTGTACCGAAATTGTAGAGTACACCAGCCATGATGAGGTGAGGGCAATCGATTACCTAAACTGTTTGAACTACTGAAGCTGtctgaaattgcaccctattccatatttggtgcactacttttgaccaagtccACACCTGTTCCCTGTATCCAGGGCCCTGGTTGAAGGTAGTGGACTATACAGGGATTAGGCTGACATTTTGGACGCAATCTGAGACCAGCCTCgatttggtcccgtgtggctcagttggtagagcatggtctttgcaacgccagggttgtgggttcgatttccacgggggaccagtacggagaaaaaaaatgtatgccttcactactgtaagtcgctctggataagagcgtctgctaaatgactaaaatgtaaatgtaaaatattgatccaagcgttctgacctcacaacggcagtcaagcacccaagctaactgtctaacgttggctagcttagTAGCTACTTCTAGACACAAAATGAgaacacaccacactgaccattttcctcgccctagcagagctggttaggctgttttcatgttatccagaccGTTGGTGACTGTGAAGCtgaaaacaatttaattacgttttttcccccgacgtttactgacacccgCCATATTCAACGTTTGTTGAgagttcgtaaattcatcagtaaTTCTGCTCTGAAATCAGATTACATAGCCAGAgagaatttacgaacgcacccataTTTACCTTACCTTTTTTAAGTTAGTGTTCTTTCTTGTAACTGTGGCCATTTTCTTCCTGccctaaaaaaatataaatataggtgATCAGTAACAGAGCTAGAATATTTGTGGGAAAAGTTTTTACAAGGAATTCTGATTCTAAAACGTACGTTTTTACGGCTAGCTGCCTACATAACTAGCAGTTTACTAACTAGTGATACTATGTTATATATTATGAACGTTTTTCGACCGCGTTGGCTTGCAACCCGTAACGTTAGGTAGTTAACTGGAAACAGCGTAAGAAGTTGCTGGAAAACTATCAAGTCGGGTGTAAATTTCAATCCAGAAGGTTTAACTAGCGAACGTACCTTGTTATTGAATGTATTGTAGACAAACAAAGAGGAAAACCGACGGGCACAGACAAAAGCTAAAACGTCTCTCACAAAACAAACCCATTCAACTTTCGCGCTGTATAATGGCAAATAAGATTGGTCCGGATGTTGTCAGGGGAAACTCATTTTAGCCAATCGAAAGTCTCGAGATGAGGTCATGGGACATTTTGGAGGAGGGTCTGGGCGGGTTCATCTGAGAAGGATTCCATCTGCACTTTTGAATGTTTGAACCATAATAGAATTCCTAAACTACTGGCTGCCTGCAACACCCCAGATGGGATAGGGAGgcattttatatacactgctcaaaaaaataaagggaacgctaaaataacacatcctagatctgaatgaatgaaataatcttattaaatacttttttctttacatagttgaatgtgctgacaacaaaatcacacaaaaataattaatggaaatccaatttatcaacccatggaagtctagatttggagtcacactcaaaattaaagtggaaaaccacactacaggctgatccaactttgatgtaatgtccttaaaacaagtcaaaatgaggctcaatagtgtgtgtggcctccacgtgcctgtatgacctccctacaacgcctgggcatgctcctgatgaggtggcagatggtctcctgagggatctcctcccagacctggactaaagcatccgccaactcctggacagtctgtggtgcaacgtggcgttggtggatggagcgagacatgatgtcccagatgtgctcaattggattcaggtctggggaacgggcaggccagtccatagcatcaatgccttcctcttgcaggaactgctgacacactccagccacatgaggtctagcattgtcttgcattaggagaaacccagggccaaccgcaccagcatatggtctcacaaggggtctgaggatctcatctcggtacccaatggcagtcaggctacctctggcgagcacatggagggctgtgcggccccccaaagaaatgccaccccacaccatgacaatgccaccccacaccatgactgacccaccgccaaaccggtcatgctggaggatgttgcaggcagcagaacgttctccacggcgtctccagactctgtcacgtctgtcacatgtgctcagtgtgaacctgctttcatctgtgaagagcacagggcgccagtggcgaatttgccaatcttggtgttctctggcaaataccaaacgtcctgcacggtgttgggctgtaagcacaacccccacctgtggacgtcgggccctcataccaccctcatggagtctgtttctgaccgtttgagcagacacatgcacatttgtggcctgctggaggtcattttgcagggctctggcagtgctcctcctgctcctccttgcacaaaggcggaggtagcggtcctgctgctgggttgttgccctcctacggcctcctccacgtctcctgatgtactggcctgtctcctggtagcgcctccatgctctggacactacgctgacagacacagcaaaccttcttgccacagctcgcattgatgtgccatcctggatgagctgcactacctgagccacttgtgtgggttgtagactccgtctcatgctaccactagagtgaaagcaccgccagcattcaaaagtgaccaaaacatcagccaggaagcataggaactgagaagtggtctgtggtctccacctgcagaaccactcctttattgggggtgtcttgctaattgcctataatttccacctgttgtctattccatttgcacaacagcatgtgaaatttgtcaatcagtgctgcttcctaagtggacagtttgatttcacagaagtgtgattgacttggagttacattgtgttgtttaagtgttccctttatttttttgagcagtgtaactTATAAAATCACTTACATGCTACTGTATTGACCTAGGTAATTTGTGTAAGCAAATCACCAAATTCACTATTCtaaataagttcctccatttttgagagagagagagaattcgaaaacaaacccgattttgacaaactccaatatctactgggtgaaataccagtgtgccatcacagcagcaagatttgtgacctgttgccacaggaAAAGGTCAACCACTGAAGAACAaccaccattgtaaatataacccatatttattttctcttttgtactttaaccatttgtacatcattacaacactgtatatatacacgtaatgacatttgtaatgactttattcttttggaacttgtgtaatttttactgttcatttttaatgtttatttcacttttgtatattatctacctcacgtgctttggcaatgttaacatatgtttcccatgccaacaaagccctttgaatgagagagagcgagctctATTTGTATGTCATCTGATCACAGCACCACCTGGTGTTTGCTaaatggcattggcacttggattggaactggtgctttggtcagataacattaaaatagagctctttggccatgcaacaacagtggtgggtttggctTTGAAAAACTTTAGGTTACGACCTTAACCCCAGTTCTCTGATAGTATGAGTGAGGTATTTCACTTATGGGATACGTCCCCAGCGTATTCGGCAGATGCCTTTATTACACTACGCCAGCCATGATTGGTTGGACGTCGAGACATGCGTGTCGGGGAAGGGTGTCTCTCCTACCCTATAAAAAAGGTCCAACGCAGCATATCTGAGTCTTTCAAAAATAATACAGGAGTCAGTATTCCCCATAAGTGAAATACCTCACTCATACCATCAGAGAACCTGGGTTACAGTCGTAACCTAAAGTTCTCTTACAAGTATTAATTTCGTTATTTCACTTATGGGATATACTGACCCCTGTATTGCCAGACAAGCTTATCCTGACGACCGACTGCCCTGTGCGATGTATCACACAAATGGGCTTTGCCCCTCAGAAGATCCTACACATAACAGTATGCGCCAGGGTCAGTGCAGTGGCATCGAGCCTATGAAACTTCGCAAATGTATGAGGCGAAGCCCAACTCGCTGCTGAGAGAAATATCTTGGATAGATATGCCCTTAAAGCCCAGGACGTGGAATGAGCCCGTAGGCCAGCAGGAGACTGAAGACCCTTACTTGTGTAGGCCAAAGCGATAGCCTCCACTATCCAGTGAGGGAGGCACTGTTAAGTGAGCGCTTTACCTGTGTGAGGTTTTGCCCAGGAAACAAACAACTGATCACATTTTCTAAATCCCTTAGTCCTGTCCATGTAGATGCGCAGAGCACAACATAAAACCGTTGATATTCCGGAGAGAAAAACAGTGGGGAATAAAAATCTACCAGCTCAAGGGGAAGACATAAAGATGGGTTAATAATCTTTGGGATAAAGAGGAGTTAGGCCGCAATGATACCTAATCAcgtgtatatgtgaccaataaaattttattttatttgttactGGGTGCAAATTGTGCGTGAATGTCACTTACACACTTGGTGGAGGCCAATGCTAGTAATAGAGCAGTCTTAAATTAAAGCATCTTTAGCTCCACCTGATTCAGGGGCTCAAAAGGCTGTTGGCATAGAGCATCCAAAACAATTGATAAATCCCATGACGGGGCAAGCTGTTTGGACACCGGACTCAAACGACATGCACCCTTCATAAAACAGGCAACAAGGGGGTGTTGACCCACTGTCGTGCTCCCAAAACTCACATGACAAGCCGAAATAGCTGCTAGATATACCTTAACAGTAGAAAAAGCATTTCCTTTTTCTAATATTTCCTGTAGAAACGACAGGATTACCGGGACAGAGCACTGGAATtgcactgtctgtgatttagtgCACCATTCCTCAAACACTCAGACCTGGAGAAGAGACCCATCGTTGAAACCCGCTCATATTCAAACATCCAAATAACTACTAAAGCCGATGCCATCAAACCTAGTAGCCTCAGGCATGTTTTCAAAGAGACCAGGTTCCTTCTGCTAGGCGATCTTGTAAAGTTATTATATATTCCACTGAAAGGAAAGCTTTGAATGATAAAGAATCTAGGATTAAACCTAGGAAAGAGATTGTCGGCGTGGGAATCAGAACACTTTTTACTGTGTTTATTCTGAAACCTAGAAATGTCAGGTGTTCCAAGAGAAGCTGACTGTTGTAAGACCTCTTATCTCGATTGCGCGCACAGCAAACAAACATCTATGTACGTCATCGAATGCCCCTCTGAGTGGGGCTATGGCTGCCTCGGTACACTTCATAAAAACATGAGGTGACAGTGAGAGGCCGGAAGGGAGCACCAGAAATTCGTAGATTTCACCTTGAAAAGCAAAACTGAGAAATTTCCTGTGAAAAGGGTATATTGAGATGCGAAAGTAAGCGTCCTTCAGGTTGACGGATACGAACCAATCACCTGGGCACACAGAACGTAGCAGAGCAGTGTGTCAACATTCTGAATGTGTACTTTCTCATGTGCCTGTTCAAAGCAcgtagatctaggatcaggtgtaTGGCCACCCCCCTTTTTTGGAACCAGGAAATATTGAGTAAAGGCCGCAGAGGCTTTGCTCAGGAGGAACATTTATTGCCCTTTTCCCTATTAGCGATGTGATTTCCTCCCAGAGTACACGCGGTGATTCCCCCTGAGCCTTAGTGTATATGATTCCCTTGAATCGAGGCGGGGTGAAAGCGAATTGCAGTCTGTATCCCCTGTCTATCGTGCCCTGTACCCAGCTTGACACTGTGCATGCTTGCCAGTTCTCTGGGTGGGAAGGGAGGCTTCTTAGACCAGGGTCTCTTAGGGTCCAAGGTTCTCTGCTGCCCTGGGCTCGCAGCCTGGTCGAGGGGGGGTCAACATGCTGCAGCCTGAGCGAAGGTGTGGCGAGGCACAGGGCTGTATCTTCGTGGGCTTCACCCTGCCTCTTTTTTCTCCTCACACCGTATCTGTATCATCTTGACGGTGGGACCGGAAAGGCCTTTAGGGTCTACTGGAGCTTCCAGGATCTACAGCTTCTCCCTATCATACACCGTGGATAGGTTAAGTCATTGAGCCCTCTCCTGGGATATCATGAGCCCCATCGCTCTTCCTGACGCCTGGACAGCAGCTTTAAGCAGACGCAGGTTGAGGTCTGTGGCAATAAAGATCTCATCCCATAGACCTGGCTCCAGTGTGACCGCTAGCTCTTCCTGTAGCTCAGCTTGGTATGCCGAGAGCATGGAGGCAGTGCTGAGAGCCCTCACCGCTGTGGCGACCGACCTGTAGACCACCTCTGTCACAGAGGGCTGGAAGCGCTCATACTTGGTTGGTAAGGTGGGGCCAGTCAAGGTCATGGAGGACTTCTGGCTGGGGTGTAGATAGGAAGCCACAAGGGGTTCGATGCGGGGCATGTGGGCAAACTCAATCCCCACCATGTCAACACAGTCCAACTCCAACCCACCTTGGACAGGGTTCTTGGAGGAGAAAGATGTTCTCCAGGTACGAGTAACCTCCTCCAGGCAATTCTGGGAAGACTGGTAGAAATTGCCTGGCTGCCTGTTTGGCTTTGGGTAGCCTCTTACCCTCGTAGCGGGACGTGGTGATCTCTGCTACTGCAATGGGCCAGGGAATCACCAGTTTATTCACAGCGCGTTTACACACGTCCTGCAGGTCCACACTGAGAACTGGTGGGGATGACGCCCACACTAGTCGTCGCTCCACGATTCCCGGTGGGGATATCCATCGCCTCTGGTGAGCCATCGGGGACGCCGGCCCCCATGTTAGGGTCCTGTCGACTAAGGCTAGTTTGGCGTGTGCTAGCCTGCGACGGAGGCTCTTCACAGTGAAGAGGGCATAGTGTGGACAGGAGCCGGGGAGATGCTAAGGCTACCTGGGCATGTTGCAGCCTAAGGCGAGCAGAGCACACCAATATCTTGTTTCCACAGGAACAACTGTGCCCaaatattgaaaacaggggtggcaataattgtttttgtattaccccctttaaaatatatatctataatctatatatataaaaatgtattttgctaattTTTATCAAAAGGTGGGTGACAATCATTTTGGATCTGACAGTATATCCAAATTCCCAGCCAAAACATTGAAAACCAAATTACTGTAAGATGCCCCCCTTGCCCCTTCTACATCTCCTTCAGCCAATTTCTTCACCTGAAATTACAACGCAATTAAGGTGTATCATACATAATGAAAGCTCATACATTCTAAAGGCTATTTAAAAAGAAAAACCATTAAGGATTTGATGAGACAAACATTGCTGAACTGATTGAACACTCCTATTCCAAAACAGCAAGCAGCAAAAGATCTTTCAGGATGGACCAGCAGTAAAAGTCCAGCACCTATGGCTCTTCAGTTGACATATTGGAAGCTCCTTTTTGTCTTTGGGACGCAACATTATTTTGGGATGGCATGTGAGTTACATGGGTGTTTGACGCACCTCAGGCTCTAAAAAGATGAATGCTTAATACAGCCAACCTTTAAACCAAGGCATCCTACCCACCACATTTGATTGACAGAGCACAAGCCATAACTAGGCCAGGCTTAACTTTGTTTCAGAGAAATGATCACGAACAAAAGAACCGTACACTGCgttttggggagaaaaaaaaaagttatattccACATCAAGGGTGATTATTGGAAGATCATGTCAAACTTCTAGTTATACTTGCTAATTTATTTAatatagcttttttttttttaccacagaCGTTTCTTCGACATACTCATGATGCAATTCTAACAAGAAATGTCTTATATCCAGAAATTGTGTTTAGTGAAAAGTTCTGACAAGTCTCGGATCTTGAGGAACCTGGTGACCCATTTAGAAAAACTTGGTTATGTTTCACAGAAAAGAAAAACAAGTACCActacctacctacagttgaagtcagaagtttacatacacttaggttggagtcattaaaacttgtttttcaaccacttcacaaatttcttgttaaactatagttttggcaagtcggttaggacatctactttgtgcataacacaagtactttttccaacaaatgtttacagattatttcactgtatcacaattccagtgggtcagaagtttacatacagtaagttgactgtacctttaaacagcttggaaaattccagaaaattgtcatgctttagaagcttctgataggctaattgacatcatttgagtcaattagaggtgtacctgtggatgtatttcaaggcctaccttcaaactcattgcctccttgcttgacatcatgggaaaatcaaaagaaatcagccaagacctcagaaaaaaaaaaattgtagacctctacaagtctggttcatccttgggagcaatttccaaatgcctgaagggaccacattcatctatacaaacaatagtat
It encodes:
- the LOC115154358 gene encoding cytoskeleton-associated protein 2 isoform X1, whose product is MATVTRKNTNLKKGNKENAKPTSGSTKCLITRAAPTKTVAAQSAPLHSKSNKKEDLGKGENALKKVKTEQKDVMATTTGDTKRRNTLSQAFLTKQAVRQRKLVAEAPKPPATVPVKPVPGAYKGKVVQSKISSFRKPSGLEGGLESKAATTTAVPKAKSQKPGNLTKSKSVADLPGRGTFKPPQSCQPSRSKSVSNGPPPVSKCPVSAIRRPMGVHSAVPPFRTAPFTTARPSSTRSAMISKGKELPQGTKPKITVATDKKVHKIPVASTRSQYRANTETAEERRTKLAEWLASKGKTLKRPPISAVAPPKSKPFVQPEPEVHPESTAVSQLKTNVAPQPVDQEPQQPVDEPEPTVWLKNNQVVIEQEAACASTPLTMNMTLDLLDNSDTDFLPVDPEVRMNDIVVNLSDALEKPSACVDEDPNEKRDESIEKMVERLTNKESEERIESPVNKDVEVKCQVGEGASEQKVRKGYIDEVHDDDCLMETTPEADGTSVVKYSVKTTPYLQSVKRIIDGEACASGSRRKSTIKDLKFLTPVRRSCRIQRTASRLPGMLTDHDTCVSSLAELVKLDDDANAYIYRRNPALLEDLPDHPKDLERF
- the LOC115154358 gene encoding cytoskeleton-associated protein 2 isoform X2, yielding MATVTRKNTNLKKGNKENAKPTSGSTKCLITRAAPTKTVAAQSAPLHSKSNKKEDLGKGENALKKVKTEQKDVMATTTGDTKRRNTLSQAFLTKQAVRQRKLVAEAPKPPATVPVKPVPGAYKGKVVQSKISSFRKPSGLEGGLESKAATTTAVPKAKSQKPGNLTKSKSVADLPGRGTFKPPQSCQPSRSKSVSNGPPPVSKCPVSAIRRPMGVHSAVPPFRTAPFTTARPSSTRSAMISKGKELPQGTKPKITVATDKKVHKIPVASTRSQYRANTETAEERRTKLAEWLASKGKTLKRPPISAVAPPKSKPFVQPEPEVHPESTAVSQLKTNVAPQPVDQEPQQPVDEPEPTVWLKNNQVVIEQEAACASTPLTMNMTLDLLDNSDTDFLPVDPEIVVNLSDALEKPSACVDEDPNEKRDESIEKMVERLTNKESEERIESPVNKDVEVKCQVGEGASEQKVRKGYIDEVHDDDCLMETTPEADGTSVVKYSVKTTPYLQSVKRIIDGEACASGSRRKSTIKDLKFLTPVRRSCRIQRTASRLPGMLTDHDTCVSSLAELVKLDDDANAYIYRRNPALLEDLPDHPKDLERF